In the Ilumatobacteraceae bacterium genome, one interval contains:
- the mfd gene encoding transcription-repair coupling factor produces the protein MAGELAALPPLLRDESGLTRALSDPQARLAIVEVARPISIAALAHLSDRRPLVVACPTGAMAGQLYDDLCQYVGDDAVAHFPAWETLPFERVSPAVETMGARLEVLWRLRSSDRRPKIIVAGVRALLQKLGPGATDVEPIAVRQNAIIDPDQLGAQLVEFGYRREELVEHRGEFARRGAIVDVYPSTADAPIRIDLWGDEVDRLTTFGVNDQRSIADLDEALIFPARELMPSDDVRERAASLVGTEPWGREQWERLAEGTHFEGMESWVPWLVDEHVLLTDVLPSEAKTILIEPRRMRDRAADLLAEEDDLAKALASTWARDPDKEFPRLHADPDQLLAGGDAGFWTIDSTPESPDTPLVEASGWGPIGGDGSGLTDRLRQMLADGFAISVAADGTGSAERLRQILLDQDLEFVVAGDDTDVSRPGGYIVVAPLHRGCTLPNAKLAVIAESDLTGRRRAHRKARTRKREGTATFEDLKAGNYVVHHQHGVGKYEGMVKRTIGGVERDYLLVAYKGGDKLYVPSDQIDTLRQYVGGEAPALHRLGGSDFAKAKGKVRSAVREIAQELVVLYQKRVNAEGHAFGQDTPWQQEMEDAFPFVETPDQRTAIDELKSDMERPFPMDRLVCGDVGFGKTEIAIRAAFKAIQDGKQVAVLAPTTLLANQHGNTFADRFAGYPIRVEVLSRFLTAGQAKQVMQDLRAGEVDCIIGTHRLLAADVTFKDLGLLIVDEEQRFGVQHKEQMKKLKTNVDVLTLSATPIPRTLEMSLVGIRDLSLLQTPPADRQPILTYVGEYDERVAIEAIRRELLREGQVFWVHNRVQSIDTAAARLRQLVPEARIAVAHGRMDEGTLEQVVVDFWEGRYDVLVCTTIIESGIDMPTVNTLVVERADLLGLGQMHQLRGRVGRSGSRAYAYLFHPQDKVLTEEAYERLKTIGEATELGSGFKIAMRDLEIRGAGNLLGQAQSGHIAAVGYDLYCQMVTEAVAEMKGEPVKQPAEIKLDVPSDAFLPAEYVAKEELRLEAYRRLAGVTTHAEVDDIRAEWEDRYGPLPDPAEALLMVGRMRAECHRLGITDLQITSTDARLGPIELKLSSATRLKRLSKGAIYKEDLRQLVVPIPHRQDPATYLVGFLQELIPVA, from the coding sequence ATGGCCGGTGAGCTTGCGGCACTCCCGCCGCTCCTTCGTGACGAATCCGGACTGACTCGGGCGCTGTCGGACCCCCAGGCGCGCCTGGCGATCGTCGAGGTGGCGCGTCCGATCTCGATCGCCGCGCTCGCTCACCTGTCCGACCGCCGACCGCTCGTGGTCGCCTGCCCGACCGGGGCCATGGCCGGACAGCTGTACGACGACCTGTGCCAGTACGTCGGCGACGACGCGGTCGCTCACTTCCCGGCGTGGGAGACGCTGCCGTTCGAGCGGGTGAGCCCCGCCGTCGAGACGATGGGCGCCCGTCTCGAGGTGCTGTGGCGACTCCGCAGCAGCGACCGCCGACCGAAGATCATCGTGGCGGGGGTTCGGGCACTGCTGCAGAAGCTCGGACCGGGCGCCACCGACGTCGAGCCGATCGCCGTCCGACAGAACGCCATCATCGATCCCGATCAGCTCGGGGCCCAGCTCGTGGAGTTCGGCTACCGCCGTGAAGAACTCGTCGAGCACCGTGGCGAGTTCGCCCGACGCGGCGCCATCGTCGACGTCTATCCGTCGACCGCCGACGCGCCGATCCGCATCGACCTGTGGGGCGACGAGGTCGACCGTCTCACCACGTTCGGCGTCAACGACCAGCGCTCGATCGCCGACCTCGACGAGGCGCTGATCTTCCCCGCCCGCGAGCTGATGCCGTCCGACGACGTGCGCGAGCGGGCTGCCTCGCTCGTCGGCACCGAGCCGTGGGGTCGCGAACAGTGGGAGCGGCTCGCCGAGGGGACGCACTTCGAGGGCATGGAGTCGTGGGTGCCGTGGCTCGTCGACGAGCACGTGCTGCTGACCGACGTCCTGCCGTCGGAGGCCAAGACGATCCTGATCGAACCGCGCCGCATGCGCGACCGGGCCGCCGATCTCCTCGCCGAGGAAGACGACCTCGCGAAGGCGCTCGCCTCCACGTGGGCCCGCGATCCCGACAAGGAGTTCCCGCGGCTGCACGCCGACCCCGATCAGCTGCTCGCCGGTGGCGACGCCGGATTCTGGACGATCGACTCCACCCCCGAGTCACCCGACACCCCGCTCGTCGAGGCATCCGGCTGGGGCCCGATCGGTGGCGACGGCTCGGGGCTCACCGACCGGCTCCGGCAGATGCTCGCGGACGGGTTCGCCATCTCGGTCGCGGCCGACGGCACCGGCTCGGCCGAACGACTTCGCCAGATCCTGCTCGACCAGGACCTCGAGTTCGTCGTCGCCGGGGACGACACCGACGTGAGTCGGCCCGGCGGCTACATCGTGGTCGCTCCGCTCCATCGCGGCTGCACCCTGCCAAACGCCAAACTCGCCGTCATCGCCGAGTCCGATCTGACCGGTCGACGCAGGGCTCACCGCAAGGCCCGGACCCGCAAACGTGAGGGCACGGCCACCTTCGAAGACCTCAAGGCGGGCAACTACGTCGTGCACCACCAGCACGGGGTCGGCAAGTACGAGGGCATGGTCAAGCGCACGATCGGCGGCGTCGAGCGCGACTACCTGCTCGTCGCCTACAAGGGCGGCGACAAGCTGTACGTGCCGTCCGATCAGATCGACACCCTCCGGCAGTACGTCGGCGGCGAGGCGCCCGCGCTGCACCGCCTCGGCGGCAGCGACTTCGCCAAGGCCAAGGGCAAGGTCCGTTCGGCCGTGCGCGAGATCGCCCAGGAGCTCGTCGTGCTCTACCAGAAGCGGGTCAACGCCGAAGGGCACGCCTTCGGTCAGGACACCCCCTGGCAGCAGGAGATGGAAGACGCGTTCCCGTTCGTCGAGACGCCCGACCAGCGCACCGCGATCGACGAACTCAAGAGCGACATGGAGCGCCCGTTCCCGATGGACCGCCTCGTCTGCGGCGACGTCGGCTTCGGCAAGACCGAGATCGCGATCCGGGCGGCGTTCAAGGCGATCCAGGACGGCAAGCAGGTCGCCGTGCTGGCCCCGACCACGCTGCTCGCGAACCAGCACGGCAACACGTTCGCCGACCGCTTCGCCGGCTATCCGATCCGGGTCGAGGTGCTGTCACGCTTCTTGACCGCCGGTCAGGCCAAACAGGTCATGCAGGACCTCCGGGCCGGCGAGGTCGACTGCATCATCGGCACGCACCGCCTGCTCGCCGCCGACGTCACCTTCAAGGACCTCGGGCTCCTGATCGTCGACGAGGAACAGCGCTTCGGCGTGCAGCACAAAGAGCAGATGAAGAAGCTCAAGACCAACGTCGATGTGCTGACGCTCTCCGCCACCCCGATCCCGCGCACGTTGGAGATGAGCCTGGTCGGCATCCGTGACCTGTCGCTGCTCCAGACCCCGCCGGCCGACCGCCAGCCGATCCTCACCTACGTCGGCGAGTACGACGAGCGGGTCGCGATCGAGGCGATCCGGCGCGAACTGCTCCGCGAGGGCCAGGTCTTCTGGGTCCACAACCGGGTCCAGTCGATCGACACGGCGGCGGCCCGCCTGCGTCAGCTGGTCCCCGAGGCCCGCATCGCGGTGGCACACGGTCGCATGGACGAAGGCACACTCGAACAGGTCGTCGTCGACTTCTGGGAGGGCCGCTACGACGTCCTCGTCTGCACGACGATCATCGAGTCGGGGATCGACATGCCGACGGTGAACACGCTCGTGGTCGAGCGCGCCGACCTGCTCGGGCTCGGTCAGATGCACCAGCTGCGCGGTCGCGTCGGCCGCAGTGGATCACGGGCGTACGCCTACCTGTTCCATCCGCAGGACAAGGTGCTGACCGAGGAGGCGTACGAGCGCCTCAAGACGATCGGCGAGGCGACCGAACTCGGCTCCGGGTTCAAGATCGCGATGCGCGACCTCGAGATCCGGGGCGCCGGCAACCTGCTCGGACAGGCCCAGTCCGGTCACATCGCCGCCGTCGGCTACGACCTGTACTGCCAGATGGTCACCGAGGCGGTGGCCGAGATGAAGGGGGAGCCGGTCAAGCAGCCTGCCGAGATCAAACTCGACGTGCCGTCCGACGCGTTCCTGCCCGCCGAATACGTCGCCAAGGAGGAGCTGCGGCTCGAGGCGTACCGGCGGCTCGCCGGCGTGACCACGCACGCCGAGGTCGACGACATCCGAGCCGAGTGGGAGGACCGCTACGGCCCGCTCCCCGACCCGGCCGAAGCCTTGCTGATGGTCGGTCGCATGCGCGCCGAGTGTCACCGTCTGGGCATCACCGACCTCCAGATCACCAGCACCGACGCTCGGCTGGGACCGATCGAGTTGAAGCTGTCGTCGGCGACCCGCCTCAAGCGTCTGTCGAAGGGCGCGATCTACAAGGAGGATCTGCGACAACTGGTCGTCCCGATCCCGCACCGGCAGGACCCGGCCACCTATCTCGTCGGTTTCCTGCAGGAGCTGATCCCCGTCGCCTGA
- the mazG gene encoding nucleoside triphosphate pyrophosphohydrolase: MTRPRIVVAGLGPGGVEHVTAETIAAIERIPHRYLRTAIHPSAGLVGESESFDELYESADRFEDVYAEIVERLVRAASEHGEILYLVPGSPLVLERSVRTLRDDDRVESTILPAMSFLDVVWARLRIDPVEAGVRLIDGHEFATAAAGLTGPLLVAHTHANWVLSDIKLALDDPDGALDDTPVVLLQALGTPDEQIVETTWAAMDHTIDADHLTSLYVPELGVGVGAGYVRFHQLARTLREQCPWDIEQTHRSLVPYLIEESYEVVDAIQALGDDPSSDDLLIEELGDLLYQIEFHATIAEQEGRFTIADVTQGIHDKLVRRHPHVFGDEHGVTADVDGTEQVLANWEDIKRAEKGRTSVFDGVPNSLPSLAYAHKVQKKAAKVGFDWPDVAGALPKIAEEAAELTIAADDGDTAATADELGDLLFAVVNVARHLRVDPESALRAAANKFRRRFEALEQIATARGIVVHTAGLDALDSLWDEVKRGE, from the coding sequence GTGACCAGGCCACGCATCGTCGTCGCCGGACTCGGCCCGGGCGGCGTCGAACACGTCACCGCCGAGACCATCGCGGCCATCGAACGGATCCCGCACCGGTACCTCCGCACCGCGATCCATCCCTCGGCCGGGCTCGTCGGTGAGAGCGAGTCGTTCGACGAGCTCTACGAGTCGGCCGACCGATTCGAGGACGTGTACGCCGAGATCGTCGAACGCCTCGTGCGCGCGGCGTCCGAGCACGGTGAGATCCTCTATCTCGTCCCCGGCTCCCCGCTGGTGCTCGAACGGTCGGTGCGCACGCTCCGCGACGACGATCGCGTCGAGTCGACCATCCTGCCGGCAATGTCATTCCTCGACGTCGTGTGGGCCCGTCTCCGGATCGACCCGGTCGAGGCGGGGGTCCGTCTGATCGACGGCCACGAGTTCGCGACGGCCGCCGCCGGGCTCACCGGCCCGTTGCTCGTCGCCCACACGCACGCCAACTGGGTGCTGTCCGACATCAAGCTCGCGCTCGACGACCCCGACGGCGCGCTCGACGACACCCCTGTCGTCCTCCTCCAGGCGCTCGGCACACCGGACGAGCAGATCGTCGAGACCACCTGGGCCGCGATGGACCACACGATCGACGCGGACCACCTGACCTCGCTGTACGTGCCAGAACTGGGCGTCGGCGTCGGCGCCGGGTACGTACGCTTCCACCAACTCGCCCGCACGCTGCGCGAGCAGTGCCCGTGGGACATCGAGCAGACGCACCGGAGCTTGGTGCCGTACCTGATCGAGGAGTCGTACGAGGTCGTCGACGCGATCCAGGCACTCGGCGACGACCCCTCGTCCGACGACCTGCTGATCGAAGAACTCGGCGACCTGCTGTACCAGATCGAGTTCCACGCCACGATCGCCGAGCAGGAGGGCAGGTTCACGATCGCCGACGTGACCCAGGGCATCCACGACAAGCTCGTCCGCCGCCACCCCCACGTGTTCGGCGACGAGCACGGTGTCACCGCCGACGTCGACGGAACCGAGCAGGTGCTCGCCAACTGGGAGGACATCAAGCGGGCCGAGAAGGGTCGCACGTCGGTGTTCGACGGTGTCCCCAACTCGCTGCCGTCACTGGCCTACGCCCACAAGGTGCAGAAGAAGGCGGCCAAGGTCGGCTTCGACTGGCCCGACGTGGCCGGCGCCCTCCCGAAGATCGCCGAGGAGGCTGCCGAACTCACGATCGCAGCCGACGACGGTGACACCGCGGCGACCGCCGACGAGCTGGGCGACCTGCTGTTCGCCGTGGTCAACGTCGCGCGACACCTCCGCGTCGACCCCGAGTCGGCCTTGCGGGCAGCGGCCAACAAGTTCCGTCGCCGCTTCGAGGCGCTCGAGCAGATCGCCACGGCACGCGGCATCGTGGTCCACACCGCCGGACTCGACGCGCTCGACTCGCTGTGGGACGAGGTCAAGCGGGGCGAGTGA
- a CDS encoding peptidylprolyl isomerase — translation MKRSFPALIAAAAIALSGCATFTDADVAARVGDDEITVDQLSSIAREQLGDDDAGRSDMQTIVGILNNWVLDRVLRADLAAAGMPLDEVEGELSDAVLGESIDASFGTWQQSPPTAIPDDELRDWYERGPTESNLTCTAHILVDDESTADEVLERLDDGDAFGELAAEYSTDTSAENGGALPCSTTTDFAERYIPEYVEAALDADIGDPVGPVESQFGYHVILVRPYDDVAADELLGVISSSPQVRFEVAADELDVYVNPRYGEFDPASGVTPLG, via the coding sequence GTGAAGCGCTCGTTCCCCGCCCTGATCGCCGCGGCCGCCATCGCCCTGAGCGGTTGCGCCACGTTCACCGACGCCGACGTCGCCGCTCGGGTCGGCGACGACGAGATCACGGTCGATCAACTGTCGTCGATCGCCCGCGAGCAACTCGGTGACGACGACGCCGGCCGCTCCGACATGCAGACCATCGTCGGCATCCTCAACAACTGGGTACTCGACCGGGTACTGCGCGCCGACCTCGCCGCCGCCGGCATGCCGCTCGACGAGGTCGAGGGTGAACTCTCCGATGCCGTCCTCGGCGAATCGATCGACGCCTCGTTCGGGACCTGGCAGCAGTCGCCACCCACCGCGATTCCCGACGACGAGCTGCGTGACTGGTACGAGCGCGGCCCGACCGAATCGAACCTGACGTGCACGGCGCACATCCTCGTCGACGACGAGTCCACCGCCGACGAGGTGCTCGAACGCCTCGATGACGGCGACGCCTTCGGCGAGCTCGCAGCCGAGTACTCCACCGACACCTCCGCCGAGAACGGCGGAGCACTGCCCTGTTCGACCACGACCGACTTCGCAGAGCGGTACATCCCCGAGTACGTCGAGGCGGCGCTCGATGCCGACATCGGCGATCCGGTCGGCCCGGTCGAGTCGCAGTTCGGCTACCACGTCATCCTCGTGCGCCCGTACGACGACGTCGCGGCCGACGAACTGCTCGGTGTCATCTCGTCGTCGCCGCAGGTCCGGTTCGAGGTCGCCGCCGACGAACTCGACGTGTACGTCAACCCTCGGTACGGCGAGTTCGACCCGGCAAGCGGCGTCACGCCGCTCGGCTGA